DNA from Pajaroellobacter abortibovis:
CCCCGTCAGCCCATCTCGTCGTGAAAGATATTGGCGAGCTCTTGTATGCGAGATGCTATCTTTACTGAAAGAGACCAGTTTGAAGCGAAGTTCCCCCACTTGAAATTCACCGCCATGCATCACATTGACTTGCTTCTTCCTATCGTAGCTATAATCCGCATAGGTTCCATTGGTGGAATCCAGATCCTCGATCAGCCAAGAGCCAGCTGACCAGCGGATCCGCGCGTGAGAACCACTAACCGTAGCTTCGGGAACAACAATCTGATTTTCTGAGCGGCGCCCTAGCATCAGTTGAGGCTTTACAAGTGGAATATATTCCCCCACGAAGTCAGGCGCATTGCTAGCAAACGTAGCTAAAAGCCCATATTGAGAAGGAATAAATTGAAAAGTAGCTCCACGGCCAGGTGGAGGGCCAGGATCAATCCGCTCTCGAAATATCTGAATTTGGTTGTTGGTAAAGGCAACGGGATTAAAAAATCGGATATGGCGAGCCGCCAACCGCTGCTGTGGGTCTTCCATAAGGCAACGGAACACTTGCCTGACTTCATCAACAGACAGACCTGAAGGGATATCAAACGTAATTTGTTGTCGCAAAGGCTTTTGATCTGGCCGGTAGCCAGGCTCGGGAACACGGCAAGTCCACATCTCGAAAAGTACAAGCCCGAGAGCGTAGACATCATCCTCCTGAGAAGCTCCACCCGAACGGATACGCTCAGGAGACATATAATTGGGAGTCCCTCCATCAGGCGGGGCTCCCGGACGCCGACCTAACGAGCGGGCGCGTTCTTTTGCGAACCCAAAATCAACGACAACAGCCTTTCCCAACCCACCCTCCGCAGTAGATGTAATCATCACGTTTCCAGGTTTTAAATCTCCGTGGACAAGACCCTGAGCATGAATTGCAGCGACTCCCGCAGCAATTTCATGAGCGATTTTTCGGAATTCATCTATCTTATATCCCCCCTCAGCTTTCTTCTTGCGAATGTGCACATGCAAAGTTTGACCAGTGATGTACTCCATCACTAAAATAGGTCCATAAGGGGAAGGGACCAGATCGTGCACTCTACAAAAATTAGGATGACTTACCGAGCGAGCAAGAAGTAATTCTTGACGCAATGCTTCGTCGTCCCCAGGCATGCGCGAATCCTTGCGCACGATTTTCAATGCAACAGGCTGCTGAGTGGTCCGGTCATATGCAAGCAAGACCTCTCCCATTCCACCTTTACCAAGGCTTTGACGGACATCATAACGGTCATTGATAATAGTCCCCGGCACAATAGGGGATGATAGGCCTCGCTTTACATTGTTCATTGAAACTCTAAGCGCATATCCCTCCAACTCACACTATCCTTGTTTTTTTTCACTCTGCCAATCGCTAGTTATAATTTACTTTTACAGTTCTCAACCGAATTACTTAAGCAAATTGTATTCAAGCACTGACAAATTGAGAATTTAAGCATAGTACTATGAAAGGCACACCCCTACTTGGAAATTAATAACTTATTCTAACACCACTCGAGCTATCATGTACAGACGATCCTGTACTGAGTTGGCCTGGGATAATCAACTAAAACGATTGCAATTCCATATAAAATCTCTCAAAAGCTTCATCCAATTTCTCAACATCCACCCCTCTTGCCTGAGCCATATCCACCCGACCACCGCCAGAACCACCTACCATTTGTGCAACCGGCTTGATCATCTCCCCTGCTCGGTAACGAGAAGTCAAAGAAGGAGAGACAACTAGCACTAGAGATACCTTGTTCCCATTTGTGCCACTCACAAGCACTGCACTCTCTCCCAGTTTATCCCGCACCCTCTCTGCGAGCTCACGAAGCGTCGCAGAATGTGCGATTGAGGTACGGACAGCAAGTGCTTTTCCGCCTTGGATTGTCCTTGCATTGACCAGCATCGATTCAATTCCCGACTGATTTGAATCTCCTCCACACGACGTCTGCATCAGTGCAACCGAACGACGCAATTCACTTATCTCTCGTTCTAATCTTCGATTGTGCTCCAACAGCTTTTCTGCTTTACTCACTACCTTTTCATCCGGAGTACTCCGAAATAAACAGGCCAGCGAAAGGATCCTGCCTTCCATTTGTTGGATATATGCAAGCGCATGTTCACCTGCCACTGCTTCGATGCGCCTCACACCCGCTGCAACGCCTCGTTCACTGATTATTTTAAAAAAACCGATTTCTCCAAGGGATCGAACATGTGTACCACCGCACAATTCAATGGAATCACCCGTCATACCGACCACTCGAACACGATCCCCATATTTTTCTTCAAAAATGGCAATCGCTCTTTTTGCCTTAGCTTGCTCCATAGAAAGGATTTCTGTTGTCACAGGGGCTGCATCCAATATCTTGCGATTGACTAACTTTTCCACTTGAGCAAGTTGTTCATGAGTCAGCGCTTTTCCATAGGCAAAGTCAAAACGAAGCCGCTCCGAACCAACCCACGACCCTTTTTGAGTTGCACGATCGCCGAGTATATGTCGAAGCGCCCAATGAAGAAGATGCGTTGCTGAGTGATGGCGCTGAATCGCTCTCCGACGCGCAGGATCCACTCGTAGCGAGACACGTTCACCCACTTGAACTTTCCCCGATTTGACTTTCCCCCACTGCACAATAAGACCACTGAGCGGCTTTTGCGTATCCTCCACTTCAAATAAGAAGGAAGATTCCTCTCTGCTTACCTGCCCACGATCCCCCACTTGGCCCCCTGACTCACCATAGAACGGTGTTTTGTCCACAATCAAAGCCGCCTCTTCCCCTTCAACAAGAGAATCGACCCGCCGTCCCCCTGCGACAAGGGCAAGCACGCAAGCTTCCCCTTCTTCGCTATCATAACCTGTAAAATAAACACCTTGCTGAAATGAAGCAGTAACTTGCGTAAGCACCTCCCTCCATACTTCATCAATCGCTCTCTCTCCCACTTTAGAGCCTTCACTAAGCTTTCTCTGAGCTTCCAGTTCTTCTCTGAATCCCTGTTCATCCAATCCAATACCACGCTCACTAGCCATTAACTTGGTGAGATCGTAAGGGAAACCATAGGTATCATACAGTTTAAAAATTACCTTTCCAGAGAGAACAGGAGCCCCTTGTTCCCCTATTTCGATCACTTCTTCTTCAAAAAGCTTGAGCCCTCGCTCCAGAGTTTCTCGAAAACGGGTTTCCTCTTGTGTAACCACTTCTTCAATCAACTGAGAACGCTCTACCAGCTCTGGATAATCCTGACCCATCATCTGAACAACAGAGCGCGTAACATGGTGGAAGAATGGGAATCGGATCCCCATTCGATGACCATACCGAATGGCCCTACGCATTACACGTCGAAGGACATACTCTCTTCCACTGCGATCCGGGAAAACCCCTTCTGCAATCAGAAAAGCTGCCGTACGAGCATGATCGGCAATCACACGGAGAGCAATATCGTTTTCGGATTGGCCCCCTCGATAGGGTCTCTTGGTCACATCAGCCGCTGTTCTGATCAGGGCTCTTAGAATATCCGTATCGTAGTCGCTCCGCACTCCTTGCACTACCGCAGCAAGGCGCTCCAAACCCGCACCCGTGTCAACACAAGGAGCAGGAAGACGCTTGAGAACTAATTTGCCTCCTTCTACAACATCTTGAAAAGACCGTTCAAACTGCATAAACACAAGATTCCAGATTTCTACCCAACCTCGCCCTCGAGAATCGAGCTCTGCTCCAAACAGACCTAGATCGGGATCATCCCCAAGGAAAAAATAGATTTCAGAGCAAGGGCCGCACGGACCCATCTCCCCCATCTGCCAAAAATTATCTTCTAATCCAAGGCCAACGATCTTGTTTTCCGAAAATCCTGTGACCTTCTTCCAAATTTCTTGAGCTTCTCGATCAGGCCCTAACCCAATCTGAGAATCCCCTTTGAACACAGTGACCATCAACCGCTCTGGAGGTAGCGCACAGACTTTTGTTAGTAACTCCCATGCAAAGACGATCGTCTCCTCTTTAAAGTAATCCCCAAAACTGAAGTTTCCCAGCATCTCAAAAAAAGTGTGATGCCGTGGTGTTATCCCCACATTCTCAAGATCATTGTGCTTACCAGAGATTCGGATGCACTTTTGACAAGACGAAACACGTTTAAAAAGAGGAGGCTCTTTCCCCACAAACACATTTTTGAAGGGGACCATCCCCGCATTGGTAAACATTAGCGTAGGATCATGAGAATGTACAAGAGGAGCACTGGGACAAATATGATGATCTTGCGATCGAAAAAAATTTAAGAAGGCAGTGCGTAGTTCCGCACTGGTCGAAACTGTTACAGCCACTTTGATACCTCCTCATTCCGCAGCTTTTTTGCAGTCATACGAATGTTCTTTTTCTCCCATGTATCACTCTGCTTTTATTAAAGCAGCATAAATTTGATCATGTTTCTGAGCGACGACTTCAGGGGTAAACGAAGAAGTGTACAGCTCCCTTCCCTGCTCTATTAAAGCTTGCCGCTCTGACTGATTGTTACAAAGGAAAAGCACTTCTTTGGACAGCGCCTCTGGATTCCGAGGTGCCACAAAACGAGCTGCGTCGATGGTTTCTAAAGGACCCTCCTTAGCAAGAATCAGAGGGGTACCGAGCGCCAAGGCCTCGAGCAATACAAGAGGCAAATCCACTTTGCCATAGAGATCATCAACAGGAAAAACAATCATACAAGCAGCTTTTTGAAGAGCCGCCATATTGGGTATGTTTCCAATATAACGCACCTGCTGTTTCCAAGGTTCAAGCAATGTCTGAATTCGTTGAAGCGCTTGCGGATAGGCAGTTGTTTTTGGGCGACA
Protein-coding regions in this window:
- a CDS encoding FHA domain-containing serine/threonine-protein kinase gives rise to the protein MNNVKRGLSSPIVPGTIINDRYDVRQSLGKGGMGEVLLAYDRTTQQPVALKIVRKDSRMPGDDEALRQELLLARSVSHPNFCRVHDLVPSPYGPILVMEYITGQTLHVHIRKKKAEGGYKIDEFRKIAHEIAAGVAAIHAQGLVHGDLKPGNVMITSTAEGGLGKAVVVDFGFAKERARSLGRRPGAPPDGGTPNYMSPERIRSGGASQEDDVYALGLVLFEMWTCRVPEPGYRPDQKPLRQQITFDIPSGLSVDEVRQVFRCLMEDPQQRLAARHIRFFNPVAFTNNQIQIFRERIDPGPPPGRGATFQFIPSQYGLLATFASNAPDFVGEYIPLVKPQLMLGRRSENQIVVPEATVSGSHARIRWSAGSWLIEDLDSTNGTYADYSYDRKKQVNVMHGGEFQVGELRFKLVSFSKDSISHTRARQYLSRRDGLTGLLHRHHFLKALEEELAFSKWIESLLTIARYELKGPERENKDRPAILEMLGLRRAAARVIELTDLLLLSLITVTAGRTGPLSFAIAMVGPGSQEAKNLVEQVVAQVQGMLPSGLELVASITRYESGTSLEELIRS
- the alaS gene encoding alanine--tRNA ligase — protein: MAVTVSTSAELRTAFLNFFRSQDHHICPSAPLVHSHDPTLMFTNAGMVPFKNVFVGKEPPLFKRVSSCQKCIRISGKHNDLENVGITPRHHTFFEMLGNFSFGDYFKEETIVFAWELLTKVCALPPERLMVTVFKGDSQIGLGPDREAQEIWKKVTGFSENKIVGLGLEDNFWQMGEMGPCGPCSEIYFFLGDDPDLGLFGAELDSRGRGWVEIWNLVFMQFERSFQDVVEGGKLVLKRLPAPCVDTGAGLERLAAVVQGVRSDYDTDILRALIRTAADVTKRPYRGGQSENDIALRVIADHARTAAFLIAEGVFPDRSGREYVLRRVMRRAIRYGHRMGIRFPFFHHVTRSVVQMMGQDYPELVERSQLIEEVVTQEETRFRETLERGLKLFEEEVIEIGEQGAPVLSGKVIFKLYDTYGFPYDLTKLMASERGIGLDEQGFREELEAQRKLSEGSKVGERAIDEVWREVLTQVTASFQQGVYFTGYDSEEGEACVLALVAGGRRVDSLVEGEEAALIVDKTPFYGESGGQVGDRGQVSREESSFLFEVEDTQKPLSGLIVQWGKVKSGKVQVGERVSLRVDPARRRAIQRHHSATHLLHWALRHILGDRATQKGSWVGSERLRFDFAYGKALTHEQLAQVEKLVNRKILDAAPVTTEILSMEQAKAKRAIAIFEEKYGDRVRVVGMTGDSIELCGGTHVRSLGEIGFFKIISERGVAAGVRRIEAVAGEHALAYIQQMEGRILSLACLFRSTPDEKVVSKAEKLLEHNRRLEREISELRRSVALMQTSCGGDSNQSGIESMLVNARTIQGGKALAVRTSIAHSATLRELAERVRDKLGESAVLVSGTNGNKVSLVLVVSPSLTSRYRAGEMIKPVAQMVGGSGGGRVDMAQARGVDVEKLDEAFERFYMELQSF